In Stenotrophomonas sp. ASS1, the following proteins share a genomic window:
- a CDS encoding GH92 family glycosyl hydrolase — protein sequence MRPVPSAPAVPLSSRPLMRLACLLALSSVPVLLQAAPAALEREVNTFIGSKDDGNTFPGASAPFGLIQVSPIGSHYSGWRYDDEKIRGFGHSFISGAGCWEQGGQVSVLPVTGSIGPGGDFDTGNAKKFDHKAYAASYTHDGEIGQAGYYKVRLTSYGGIDAETTARTRAAAERYTFSQRSGDGHVLVNVGQANERHSVIGSVVDVVGDRVVEGKLVTKSFCGGHQYTTWFRIEFDRPFKAHGTWGEGGGLPGARHSMEGEQKPNGAWLSFDLAKGQSVTAVSAISHVDAEGARINLRADGMQGGALLGFDRMRALSQQSWREQLGRVRVQGGTADDRTVFYSAAYHALLQPMTGNDADGRYRGYDDGIHRADGWTYYEYFSLWDTYRAQNQWLALTRPDVARDIGRTLLAIDEQGGWLPRWGYANFETNIMTGDPVTPFMVDLWRFGALKGRESQAWDALRRNAFGTPPLNSRMAGRSGNPTYLDKGYVVYDRAFPSKGMDVDPHHGGSATLEYALADCALSQMADGLGHAQDAATLRERGRNWRKVWDPQVRDAETGFTGFPRPRTEDGQWYTPADGHYSPRSHHGFHEGTAWQYQWLAQQDVPGLVEAMDGREQAGRRLDAFFAMDALQADPLNAARKEWVVGPYSYYNQFRYNPNNEPDLHSPWLYTLIGQPWKTAAVVRAAQQLFTNAPNGVTGNDDLGTMSAWYLFSAIGVYPAVPGSGQFLLHTPRFNKVEVDMGNGRTLRIDAPGADGRRLQYVQGVKVDDQAHAPVWLDWNQLQQGPRLQFALDAKAPEEGWGTAVKDLPVSWCAAPGSQLR from the coding sequence ATGCGTCCAGTGCCGTCCGCTCCCGCCGTCCCATTGTCCTCGCGCCCGCTGATGCGCCTGGCCTGCCTGCTCGCACTATCGTCAGTGCCGGTGCTGCTGCAGGCTGCACCGGCTGCGCTGGAGCGCGAGGTCAACACCTTCATCGGCAGCAAGGACGACGGCAACACGTTCCCGGGCGCGTCGGCACCGTTCGGCCTGATCCAGGTCAGCCCGATCGGCAGCCACTATTCGGGCTGGCGCTACGACGACGAGAAGATCCGCGGTTTCGGCCACTCCTTCATCTCCGGCGCAGGTTGCTGGGAGCAGGGTGGCCAGGTGTCGGTGCTGCCGGTGACCGGTTCGATCGGTCCCGGCGGCGATTTCGATACCGGCAACGCGAAGAAGTTTGACCACAAGGCCTATGCCGCGTCGTACACGCATGACGGCGAGATCGGCCAGGCGGGCTATTACAAGGTGCGGCTGACCAGCTACGGCGGCATCGATGCCGAGACCACCGCGCGTACGCGTGCCGCGGCCGAGCGCTACACCTTCAGCCAGCGCAGTGGCGATGGCCACGTGCTGGTCAATGTCGGCCAGGCGAACGAGCGCCACTCGGTGATCGGCAGCGTGGTTGATGTGGTCGGCGACCGCGTGGTGGAAGGCAAGCTGGTCACCAAGAGTTTCTGTGGTGGCCATCAGTACACCACCTGGTTCCGCATCGAGTTCGACCGCCCGTTCAAGGCACACGGTACCTGGGGCGAAGGCGGTGGCCTGCCGGGTGCGCGCCACAGCATGGAAGGCGAGCAGAAGCCGAACGGCGCCTGGCTCAGCTTCGACCTGGCCAAGGGCCAGTCGGTGACGGCGGTCAGCGCGATCTCGCATGTGGACGCCGAAGGCGCGCGCATCAATCTGCGCGCAGACGGCATGCAGGGTGGGGCGCTGCTCGGTTTCGACCGCATGCGCGCACTGTCCCAGCAGTCGTGGCGCGAGCAGCTGGGTCGGGTGCGTGTGCAGGGCGGTACGGCCGATGACCGCACCGTGTTCTACAGCGCGGCCTACCACGCGCTGCTGCAGCCGATGACCGGCAACGATGCCGACGGCCGCTATCGCGGCTATGACGATGGTATCCACCGCGCCGATGGCTGGACCTACTACGAGTACTTCTCGCTGTGGGATACCTACCGCGCGCAGAACCAGTGGCTGGCACTGACCCGCCCGGACGTGGCGCGTGACATCGGCCGTACCCTGCTGGCGATCGACGAGCAGGGTGGCTGGCTGCCGCGCTGGGGCTATGCCAACTTCGAGACCAACATCATGACCGGCGATCCGGTCACGCCGTTCATGGTCGACCTGTGGCGCTTCGGTGCGCTCAAGGGCCGTGAATCGCAGGCGTGGGATGCGCTGCGCCGCAACGCGTTCGGCACGCCGCCGCTGAACTCGCGGATGGCCGGCCGTTCCGGCAACCCGACCTACCTGGACAAGGGCTACGTGGTCTACGACCGCGCATTCCCATCCAAGGGCATGGACGTCGATCCGCACCACGGCGGTTCGGCCACGTTGGAATACGCGCTGGCCGACTGTGCGCTCTCGCAGATGGCCGATGGCCTGGGCCATGCGCAGGACGCGGCGACGCTGCGTGAGCGCGGCCGCAACTGGCGCAAGGTGTGGGACCCGCAGGTGCGTGACGCCGAGACCGGCTTCACCGGTTTCCCGCGCCCGCGTACCGAAGATGGCCAGTGGTACACGCCGGCCGATGGCCATTACAGCCCGCGCTCGCACCATGGTTTCCATGAGGGGACGGCGTGGCAGTATCAGTGGCTGGCGCAGCAGGACGTGCCGGGCCTGGTCGAAGCGATGGATGGCCGCGAACAGGCTGGCCGCCGCCTGGATGCGTTCTTCGCGATGGACGCGCTGCAGGCCGACCCGCTCAATGCAGCCCGCAAGGAGTGGGTGGTCGGGCCGTACAGCTACTACAACCAGTTCCGCTACAACCCGAACAACGAGCCGGACCTGCACTCGCCGTGGCTGTACACGCTGATCGGCCAGCCGTGGAAGACCGCCGCCGTGGTGCGTGCCGCGCAGCAGTTGTTCACCAATGCCCCGAATGGCGTGACCGGCAATGATGACCTCGGCACGATGTCGGCCTGGTACCTGTTCAGTGCCATCGGCGTGTATCCGGCGGTGCCCGGCAGCGGCCAGTTCCTGCTGCACACCCCGCGTTTCAACAAGGTGGAAGTGGACATGGGCAATGGCCGCACCCTGCGCATCGACGCGCCGGGTGCCGATGGCCGCCGCCTGCAGTACGTGCAGGGTGTGAAGGTCGATGACCAGGCGCATGCGCCGGTGTGGCTGGATTGGAACCAGCTGCAGCAGGGCCCGCGCCTGCAGTTCGCGCTCGATGCGAAGGCGCCGGAGGAGGGCTGGGGCACGGCGGTGAAGGACCTGCCGGTGTCCTGGTGTGCGGCACCGGGTAGCCAGCTGCGCTGA
- a CDS encoding LacI family DNA-binding transcriptional regulator has product MNDNGSSPSKRAGKAVTVTDIARAIGVSRATVSLVLRGSPLVNVDTRAKVEAELRRQRYVYNRAAANLRRRTSSSIALVINDLSNPFFAEFASGVDEALGGRGYVTLLGSTGESPERQQAVLSTLMEHTPAGLILSPAEGSDTALLRQALGANANVLLFNRELDGADWDFLTLDNQHGAYLATRHLIERGHRQIAFFGGHAASSSCHQRRAGFQQALAEAGLSLPPGWMIESAPNRLEAAARTDELFADGHRPSAAVCYNDTVALGLMLGLNSRGIRPGGDFAVTGFDDISEASVAVPPLTTLTADPRERGRQAAALLLQRLDEPDAPPRRTVAPVQLRIRESSAARPN; this is encoded by the coding sequence ATGAACGACAACGGCAGCAGTCCCAGCAAGCGCGCCGGCAAGGCGGTGACGGTGACCGACATCGCGCGTGCCATCGGCGTGTCACGGGCAACCGTATCGCTGGTGCTGCGCGGCAGCCCGCTGGTCAACGTCGATACCCGCGCCAAGGTCGAGGCCGAGCTGCGTCGCCAGCGCTATGTCTACAACCGCGCGGCGGCCAACCTGCGCCGGCGGACCTCGTCGAGCATCGCGCTGGTGATCAACGATCTGTCCAACCCGTTCTTCGCCGAATTCGCGTCCGGCGTGGATGAGGCGCTGGGCGGACGCGGTTACGTGACCCTGCTCGGCAGTACCGGTGAATCGCCGGAGCGGCAGCAGGCGGTGCTGTCCACGCTGATGGAGCACACCCCGGCCGGCCTGATCCTGTCGCCGGCCGAGGGCAGCGATACCGCGCTGCTGCGGCAGGCACTGGGTGCCAATGCCAACGTGCTGCTGTTCAACCGCGAGCTGGACGGGGCCGACTGGGATTTCCTGACCCTGGACAACCAGCACGGCGCCTATCTGGCCACGCGCCACCTGATCGAACGCGGCCATCGCCAGATCGCCTTCTTTGGCGGCCACGCTGCATCGAGCTCGTGCCACCAGCGCCGTGCCGGTTTCCAGCAGGCGCTGGCCGAGGCCGGTCTGTCGCTGCCGCCGGGCTGGATGATCGAGTCGGCGCCGAACCGCCTGGAAGCTGCGGCGCGCACCGATGAGCTGTTTGCCGACGGCCATCGGCCGAGTGCAGCAGTCTGCTACAACGACACCGTCGCGCTGGGCTTGATGCTGGGCTTGAATTCGCGTGGCATCCGTCCGGGCGGTGACTTTGCCGTTACCGGTTTCGATGATATTTCCGAGGCGTCGGTCGCGGTGCCGCCGTTGACTACGCTCACTGCCGATCCGCGCGAGCGGGGCCGGCAAGCTGCCGCGCTGTTGCTGCAACGACTGGACGAGCCGGATGCGCCGCCACGGCGCACGGTCGCGCCGGTGCAGCTGCGCATCCGCGAAAGCAGTGCCGCACGACCGAACTGA
- the fucP gene encoding L-fucose:H+ symporter permease: MPISATPRPSGSSGNAPAVTNGKALAVVTTIFFMWGFLTCLNDILIPHLKAVFELNYAKAMLVQFTFFGTYFLMSLPAGRLVAALGYKKGIVAGLVIAGIGALGFWPAAELRVYGAFLGALFVLATGITVLQVAANPYVALLGPEQTSSSRLTLAQALNSLGTAIAPIFGGMLILSNTVKSADDIAALPAAEQLAYRAAEAQAVQGPYVGLAVALVLLALFVFLFRLPALSDATEQADQGHHHSYLDALRKRHLLLGVLGIFFYVGAEVSIGSFLVNYLSMPNIGGFSEQQATHYVSAYWTMAMIGRFAGSALLARFSPSRLLAIFALVNVGLLVTTMLSSGNVALYSVVAIGLFNSIMFPTIFALSIERLGPLTNKGSSLLIMAIVGGAVVPYLQGVLADHIGVQASFILPLLCYGYIIFYGLVGARTPASATQGG; encoded by the coding sequence ATGCCGATCTCCGCAACGCCCCGTCCATCGGGTTCTTCGGGCAACGCACCCGCCGTTACCAACGGCAAGGCGCTGGCTGTCGTCACCACGATCTTCTTCATGTGGGGCTTCCTGACCTGCCTCAATGACATCCTGATCCCGCACCTGAAGGCGGTGTTCGAGCTGAACTACGCCAAGGCGATGCTGGTGCAGTTCACCTTCTTCGGCACCTATTTCCTGATGTCGCTGCCGGCGGGTCGGCTGGTGGCGGCGCTGGGTTACAAGAAGGGCATCGTGGCCGGCCTGGTGATCGCCGGCATCGGCGCGCTGGGCTTCTGGCCGGCGGCCGAGCTGCGCGTGTATGGCGCGTTCCTCGGCGCACTGTTCGTGCTGGCCACCGGCATCACCGTGCTGCAGGTCGCTGCCAACCCCTACGTTGCGCTGCTGGGCCCGGAGCAGACCAGCTCCAGCCGCCTGACCCTGGCGCAGGCGCTGAACTCGCTGGGCACGGCCATTGCGCCGATCTTCGGCGGCATGCTGATCCTGTCCAACACGGTCAAGAGTGCCGATGACATCGCGGCGCTGCCGGCCGCCGAGCAGCTGGCCTACCGTGCCGCCGAGGCGCAGGCCGTGCAGGGCCCCTACGTGGGCCTGGCGGTGGCGCTGGTGCTGCTGGCGCTGTTCGTGTTCCTGTTCCGCCTGCCGGCGCTGAGTGATGCCACCGAGCAGGCCGACCAGGGCCACCATCACAGCTACCTGGATGCGCTGCGCAAGCGCCACCTGCTGCTGGGCGTGCTGGGCATCTTCTTCTACGTCGGCGCCGAAGTGTCGATCGGCAGCTTCCTGGTCAACTACCTGTCGATGCCGAACATCGGCGGCTTCAGCGAGCAGCAGGCCACGCATTACGTGTCGGCCTACTGGACGATGGCGATGATCGGCCGCTTCGCCGGTTCGGCGCTGCTGGCGCGCTTCTCGCCCAGCCGTCTGCTGGCGATCTTCGCGCTGGTCAATGTGGGGCTGCTGGTCACGACCATGCTGAGCTCCGGCAACGTCGCGCTGTATTCGGTGGTGGCGATCGGCCTGTTCAACTCGATCATGTTCCCGACCATCTTCGCGCTGAGCATCGAGCGCCTGGGCCCGCTGACCAACAAGGGGTCCAGCCTGCTGATCATGGCCATCGTCGGCGGTGCCGTGGTGCCGTACCTGCAGGGCGTGCTGGCCGACCACATCGGTGTGCAGGCCAGCTTCATCCTGCCGTTGCTGTGCTACGGCTACATCATTTTCTACGGACTGGTCGGTGCGCGTACGCCGGCCTCCGCAACGCAGGGAGGCTGA
- a CDS encoding carbohydrate kinase, with amino-acid sequence MGAIVCFGEILIDLLAQPPASADTPRAFLQYAGGAPANVAVAAARLGAKTQFVGMLGRDMFGDFLADSLVQHGVGTDYIVRTDAAKTALAFVALDASGERSFSFYRPPAADLLFRDSDFQAECLDSAQCFHVCSNSLTEPAIAEATFAGMDRARAAGAVVSLDLNLRPALWPVDVDPTPRLWQALERADLVKLSREELDYLAAPLGADGEAVVLRRLLAAQARWVIVTDGAATLQWYTRDNHGTVTSFRVATVDTTAAGDAFVGGVLVGLLERGGAGAGFAAFCQDPEAITATLRFGAAVGALAVTRKGAFAAMPSLDEVQQLLQAQDITA; translated from the coding sequence ATGGGTGCCATCGTTTGCTTCGGCGAAATTTTGATCGATCTACTAGCGCAGCCGCCGGCCTCGGCCGATACCCCGCGCGCGTTCCTGCAGTACGCCGGCGGTGCGCCGGCCAACGTCGCGGTGGCGGCTGCGCGGCTGGGGGCGAAGACCCAGTTCGTCGGCATGCTTGGCCGCGACATGTTCGGTGACTTCCTGGCCGACAGTCTGGTCCAGCACGGCGTGGGCACGGATTACATCGTGCGCACCGACGCCGCCAAGACTGCGCTGGCCTTCGTCGCGCTGGATGCCAGTGGCGAGCGCAGCTTCAGTTTCTACCGCCCGCCGGCGGCTGACCTGCTGTTCCGTGACAGTGACTTCCAGGCGGAGTGCCTCGACAGCGCGCAGTGCTTCCACGTCTGTTCCAACAGCCTGACCGAGCCGGCCATCGCCGAGGCGACCTTCGCCGGCATGGATCGTGCGCGCGCGGCCGGTGCGGTGGTCAGCCTCGATCTGAATCTGCGCCCGGCACTGTGGCCCGTCGACGTCGATCCGACGCCGCGCCTGTGGCAGGCGCTGGAGCGCGCCGACCTGGTCAAGCTGTCGCGCGAGGAACTGGATTACCTGGCCGCACCGCTGGGCGCCGATGGCGAGGCGGTGGTGCTGCGGCGCCTGCTGGCCGCGCAGGCGCGCTGGGTGATCGTCACCGATGGCGCGGCCACGCTGCAGTGGTACACCCGCGACAACCACGGCACGGTGACCAGTTTCCGCGTGGCCACGGTCGACACCACGGCCGCCGGCGATGCCTTCGTCGGTGGCGTGCTGGTGGGCCTGCTGGAGCGGGGTGGGGCGGGTGCTGGTTTCGCCGCGTTCTGCCAGGACCCGGAGGCGATCACCGCCACGCTGCGCTTCGGCGCCGCCGTGGGTGCGCTGGCTGTTACCCGCAAGGGCGCGTTCGCCGCGATGCCCTCGCTCGATGAAGTGCAGCAGCTGCTGCAGGCCCAGGACATTACCGCATGA